A section of the Serratia liquefaciens ATCC 27592 genome encodes:
- the murQ gene encoding N-acetylmuramic acid 6-phosphate etherase: MNLGALVSESRNPATLRLDEMTTLEMVSCFNQEDRKVPEAIEKVLPAIAQAVDLAAAALKAGGRLIYLGAGTSGRLGVLDASECPPTFGVPHGMVIGLIAGGPGALLKAVEGAEDDAALGEADLIALNLTATDMVVGLAASGRTPYVIGALRYARQLGCPTAAISCNPDSPIAHEAQVAISPVVGPEALTGSTRLKSGTAQKLVLNMLSTGAMVKLGKVYQNLMVDVKATNVKLVDRACRIVVEATGAERSQAEAALTQTGFEVKPAILMILAGVDAEEAQLRLKQHDGYLRAALTR; the protein is encoded by the coding sequence ATGAATTTAGGCGCATTAGTATCCGAAAGCCGCAACCCGGCCACGCTTCGACTCGACGAGATGACAACGTTGGAAATGGTGAGTTGCTTCAATCAGGAAGACCGCAAGGTGCCGGAGGCGATTGAAAAGGTGTTGCCGGCTATCGCACAGGCAGTGGACCTGGCTGCGGCGGCATTGAAGGCGGGCGGTCGGCTGATTTATCTCGGTGCCGGGACCAGCGGCCGCCTTGGCGTGTTGGATGCCTCTGAATGCCCACCAACCTTCGGCGTGCCGCATGGCATGGTCATCGGGTTGATTGCCGGCGGTCCGGGTGCGTTGCTCAAAGCGGTAGAAGGCGCGGAGGATGATGCGGCGTTGGGTGAAGCCGATCTTATCGCACTGAATTTGACCGCGACCGACATGGTGGTGGGGCTGGCGGCGTCCGGGCGCACCCCTTATGTGATTGGTGCGCTGCGCTATGCGCGACAACTGGGCTGCCCGACGGCGGCAATCTCCTGCAATCCGGACTCACCGATCGCCCATGAGGCGCAGGTGGCGATTTCGCCAGTAGTGGGACCAGAGGCCCTGACGGGGTCCACTCGGCTAAAGTCGGGCACCGCGCAGAAGCTGGTGCTGAACATGTTGTCGACCGGAGCGATGGTCAAACTGGGGAAGGTCTACCAAAACCTGATGGTGGATGTAAAAGCCACCAACGTCAAACTGGTGGATCGTGCCTGCCGCATCGTGGTGGAGGCCACCGGTGCTGAACGCAGTCAGGCCGAAGCGGCGCTGACACAGACCGGTTTTGAGGTTAAACCGGCAATCCTGATGATTCTGGCCGGCGTTGACGCTGAAGAGGCGCAGTTGCGCTTAAAGCAGCACGACGGCTATTTACGCGCGGCGTTGACGCGCTAA
- a CDS encoding MurR/RpiR family transcriptional regulator: MSTLLRIRQMYPTLAQNDRKLADFLLHNAEQARHLSSQKLAQLAGISQSSVVKFAQKMGYKGFPALKLALSETLAQPQKEPVVTVHNQILSSDSLKAVGEKLLVEKQAALRATLDINSEERLHQALEMLRQARRVILLGIGASGLVAKDFSYKLLKIGVIAVAEQDMHVQLAAVQALDKRDLLLAISFSGERREINLAAEEARIAGAKVLALTSFSPNGLQQRADHCLYTIAEEPNTRSAAISSSTAQYALTDLLFMALIQHDLDRAPERIKHSEQLMKKLV, encoded by the coding sequence ATGAGTACCCTTCTTCGTATTCGCCAGATGTATCCAACGCTGGCTCAAAATGACCGCAAGCTGGCGGACTTTCTGCTGCATAACGCGGAGCAGGCACGCCATCTCAGTTCGCAGAAGCTGGCTCAACTGGCTGGCATCAGCCAGTCGAGCGTGGTGAAGTTTGCTCAGAAGATGGGCTACAAAGGCTTCCCGGCGCTAAAATTGGCGCTGAGTGAAACGCTAGCCCAGCCGCAAAAGGAACCTGTGGTCACGGTGCATAACCAGATCCTCAGCAGCGACTCGTTGAAAGCCGTCGGCGAAAAACTGTTGGTGGAAAAGCAGGCTGCACTGCGCGCCACGCTGGATATCAACAGTGAAGAGCGCCTGCATCAAGCGTTGGAAATGCTGCGTCAGGCGCGGAGGGTTATTTTATTGGGGATCGGCGCTTCCGGATTGGTCGCCAAGGACTTCTCATACAAGCTGTTGAAAATCGGCGTTATTGCCGTAGCCGAGCAAGATATGCACGTTCAGCTGGCGGCGGTTCAGGCGCTGGATAAGCGGGATTTATTGCTGGCAATTTCGTTCAGCGGTGAACGGCGGGAAATCAATCTGGCGGCGGAAGAAGCCCGCATTGCCGGCGCAAAAGTGCTGGCGCTCACCAGTTTTTCACCCAACGGCCTGCAGCAACGTGCCGATCACTGTTTATATACCATTGCCGAAGAGCCCAATACCCGCAGCGCTGCCATTTCTTCCAGTACCGCTCAATACGCCCTCACCGACCTGCTGTTTATGGCCTTAATTCAGCACGATCTCGATCGCGCCCCCGAACGCATCAAACACAGCGAACAATTAATGAAAAAACTCGTCTGA
- a CDS encoding DinI family protein, translated as MFVELVFDKRNVNGLPDAEEIIKAELTKRVHRIFPDADVRVKPMQANGLNSDANKSDREKLNRMLEEMFEESDQWLVTDV; from the coding sequence ATGTTTGTAGAACTGGTTTTTGATAAACGTAATGTTAATGGCTTGCCTGACGCTGAAGAGATTATCAAAGCAGAATTGACTAAGCGAGTGCATCGGATTTTCCCCGATGCCGATGTGAGAGTGAAGCCAATGCAGGCAAACGGCCTAAACTCCGACGCAAACAAAAGCGACAGAGAAAAGCTGAACCGGATGCTGGAAGAAATGTTTGAAGAATCGGATCAGTGGCTTGTCACTGATGTCTGA
- a CDS encoding phage tail fiber protein, with product MTVISGVLKGPYGDPRAGVTITMRSLKTSSTVLNLAKSQSVSDDTGRYSLNVEPGVYEVIISVYGAQPERVGTIEVYADSLTGTLNDFLRRPGESDITPEIIQTVDAMRADAAKSAAAAKVSEQISADNVKPVVAAGFGSGPLHTADAFSKDNKSAIQRFTNATANRPANTSGGLLTLPIDGGPSCSYFATSVSRQAWIGSSNTAAPSTIIWSRLFSTSDLPTVNDISNLKDWGLSKGVTAASKGNYNAQMQSRRGYVATDPIGNPFKDTGTHFLDTRSWAVTQTGTDDSYRTIQTCYGYGASATSVGKIAVRSWNGTIFTPWIWLWSEANTTVDSNGFIKKASPIARLSGAPEKMADNYLEGFTLAGSVAVNSEAIGVTAERVSIGVYKVTGAVGFAEEGWNIEVPQDVNGNRLCFVETSTGKDGTIYVKVSKRRFDIDTAAIVAGDPMDIPDGRWIDLRLEMPVRGVVEEPTPDVQELMTNGTQVDQVEL from the coding sequence ATGACGGTTATTAGCGGTGTGTTAAAAGGACCTTATGGCGATCCTCGAGCTGGCGTAACCATTACGATGCGATCTCTGAAAACATCGTCAACGGTGCTTAACCTGGCAAAGTCACAATCTGTTTCCGATGATACAGGTCGGTATTCGCTTAATGTTGAGCCTGGAGTCTATGAAGTTATTATTTCTGTCTATGGTGCCCAGCCTGAGCGAGTAGGCACGATAGAGGTTTATGCGGACTCACTAACGGGTACGCTCAATGATTTCCTGCGCCGTCCTGGTGAAAGCGACATCACGCCAGAGATTATTCAAACCGTTGATGCCATGAGAGCTGATGCTGCTAAATCAGCAGCAGCCGCAAAAGTGAGTGAACAGATCTCTGCTGATAACGTTAAGCCCGTTGTTGCTGCTGGTTTTGGGTCTGGCCCGCTTCATACTGCTGATGCGTTTTCTAAAGACAATAAATCCGCAATACAGCGGTTCACAAATGCGACGGCGAACAGGCCAGCAAACACCAGCGGCGGATTATTAACGCTACCCATAGACGGTGGGCCATCTTGCTCGTATTTTGCTACTTCTGTTTCGCGACAGGCATGGATTGGTAGTTCAAACACTGCCGCGCCTTCAACTATTATATGGTCACGGTTATTCAGCACATCCGACCTTCCTACGGTGAACGATATTTCAAACCTCAAAGACTGGGGATTGAGTAAGGGTGTAACGGCAGCTTCCAAAGGCAACTACAACGCGCAAATGCAAAGCCGGCGAGGTTATGTTGCTACCGACCCTATTGGAAATCCATTTAAAGATACCGGTACACACTTCCTTGATACGCGGTCGTGGGCTGTTACCCAAACGGGGACCGATGATAGTTATCGGACCATACAGACATGCTATGGTTATGGGGCAAGCGCGACAAGTGTAGGGAAAATTGCGGTCCGCAGTTGGAATGGCACAATTTTCACACCGTGGATCTGGCTTTGGTCTGAGGCTAATACGACGGTAGACAGTAACGGTTTCATCAAGAAAGCATCACCGATCGCTAGGCTGTCAGGTGCACCTGAAAAAATGGCCGATAATTACCTGGAAGGATTTACCTTGGCTGGTAGCGTTGCCGTGAACAGTGAGGCTATAGGGGTAACTGCGGAGCGAGTGTCTATCGGGGTCTATAAGGTCACTGGCGCGGTAGGCTTCGCTGAGGAAGGCTGGAACATCGAAGTACCCCAAGACGTTAACGGTAACCGCCTGTGCTTTGTGGAAACCAGCACTGGCAAGGACGGCACAATCTATGTGAAGGTCAGCAAACGCCGCTTTGACATTGATACAGCCGCGATTGTGGCTGGTGATCCGATGGATATTCCAGACGGTCGCTGGATTGACCTACGGCTTGAAATGCCTGTGCGAGGAGTGGTTGAAGAGCCGACCCCAGATGTGCAGGAACTTATGACCAATGGGACGCAAGTTGACCAGGTAGAATTATAA
- a CDS encoding phage tail fiber protein, which produces MPAGTLTLTNNSAVVKGAGTAFNTELKAGDMIVSVVGGVTYTLPVKTVDSATQATLIKAYDGPTQAGASWSAVPRETLNAITAQLAAETAKALRSLNYDKQNWQQLFSGTGNITIKLPDGSEFTGPAWNSFTAALGNKANKGNNSDITALSGLKTAITLEQGGTGATTKEKARDNLGLGTAALGTIGANQNEVMIGGGWGLGGSYKGYKQVDTRNINDILPQVGERGIIALRNNSPISDNGPDWITPAWGPSIWCRTEDVYAIFNMASTENHLSVSCGSLRTGWGIHKVIWHSRNTTVDGNGFIKKASPVTSIFRDGTYSNNEEAENVTCKRLDVGVYYVDGCLGFYNDNGWKFEVPKDENGNQLVWVDYKVNYDGSILFKTYHRLNDSPIKSLQNNIDGYSNGDPVDIPDGKFLMVRLNVPNSQFPEYVPDDSISQLLNESDVE; this is translated from the coding sequence ATGCCAGCAGGCACTCTAACCCTTACCAATAATTCAGCCGTAGTGAAGGGCGCAGGAACGGCATTCAATACCGAGCTGAAAGCCGGGGATATGATTGTGAGCGTTGTCGGCGGCGTAACCTATACGCTGCCAGTGAAAACTGTTGATAGCGCCACGCAGGCCACGCTGATTAAAGCCTATGATGGGCCAACGCAGGCTGGCGCTTCATGGTCAGCAGTACCGCGCGAAACGTTGAATGCCATTACCGCCCAACTGGCGGCCGAGACAGCCAAGGCCCTGCGCAGCCTGAATTATGATAAACAGAATTGGCAGCAATTATTCAGCGGCACCGGAAATATTACTATTAAGTTACCCGACGGCAGCGAATTTACCGGCCCTGCTTGGAATAGCTTTACAGCCGCTTTAGGTAATAAAGCCAATAAAGGAAATAATAGTGACATTACAGCATTATCAGGCCTGAAAACGGCCATTACCCTTGAGCAGGGAGGCACGGGCGCTACGACGAAGGAAAAGGCCCGCGACAATCTGGGTCTTGGAACTGCGGCTTTAGGGACTATCGGGGCAAACCAAAACGAAGTAATGATAGGCGGAGGGTGGGGGCTTGGTGGTAGCTATAAAGGATATAAACAAGTAGATACCCGGAATATAAATGATATTCTTCCGCAAGTAGGTGAACGCGGCATCATAGCATTAAGAAATAATTCACCAATAAGTGATAATGGCCCAGATTGGATTACCCCAGCGTGGGGGCCGTCAATATGGTGTAGAACAGAAGACGTTTATGCTATTTTTAATATGGCATCTACTGAAAATCATCTATCGGTATCATGCGGAAGTCTTCGAACTGGTTGGGGTATACATAAAGTCATTTGGCATAGCAGAAACACTACTGTTGATGGCAATGGATTTATAAAAAAGGCATCGCCAGTAACTAGTATTTTTCGTGATGGAACCTATTCAAATAATGAAGAGGCCGAAAATGTTACATGTAAACGTCTTGATGTTGGTGTTTATTATGTTGATGGATGTCTCGGATTTTATAATGATAATGGTTGGAAATTTGAAGTGCCAAAAGACGAAAATGGAAATCAGCTTGTCTGGGTTGATTATAAAGTGAATTATGATGGCTCGATTCTATTTAAAACATATCATAGACTTAACGATAGCCCAATAAAATCCCTGCAAAATAATATTGATGGTTATAGTAATGGAGATCCGGTTGATATACCTGATGGAAAATTTCTGATGGTTCGCTTAAATGTGCCAAACAGTCAGTTTCCTGAATATGTGCCAGATGACTCAATTTCTCAACTACTTAACGAATCTGATGTTGAGTGA
- a CDS encoding DUF6453 family protein — protein sequence MAFGFVVNGKELAAVNSPSLLANDKEPWADGNRQKIYTPPDYIPGNPVFIVGQTGYIFGSSTNPPFYGGITGWRTDGNRIIVDFSSANNQAFFTEFSIYQVQTPQSVSGTYGIMIQNSVDWMSINSAQRLGFVAWKGVVTINGQWTLPTVQNDNTKVVYVRCDDPDVSVYHSVEYNELTVSRDNGSGEPFRTTASVQVVIMNSGYYPPTPNGYGMVIKNAAGNNTFTSDCEPLLWDWRSVNVGANPDDLVDTGIARPMIPLAVNAFMRGNSQMSGGYYNYYSCGYRFNGSAVQFWRADSGRKIQTKWNVSTRWYSSQMPLMVINADHYF from the coding sequence ATGGCCTTTGGGTTTGTAGTGAATGGAAAAGAGTTGGCGGCAGTGAATAGCCCATCGCTGTTAGCCAACGATAAAGAACCCTGGGCCGACGGTAACAGGCAAAAGATATATACACCACCGGATTATATTCCTGGGAACCCGGTTTTTATCGTTGGGCAGACTGGCTATATCTTTGGTAGCTCGACCAATCCACCTTTTTACGGAGGGATCACTGGTTGGCGGACTGATGGGAATAGAATCATTGTTGATTTTTCCTCGGCAAACAATCAGGCATTTTTTACAGAGTTCAGTATATATCAGGTTCAAACTCCGCAATCAGTTTCCGGGACTTACGGAATAATGATTCAAAACTCAGTTGACTGGATGAGTATAAACAGTGCGCAGCGGCTTGGTTTTGTTGCGTGGAAAGGGGTAGTGACAATTAACGGGCAATGGACTTTGCCCACTGTTCAAAATGACAATACGAAAGTTGTGTATGTTCGATGTGATGATCCAGACGTGTCGGTGTATCACTCAGTTGAATATAACGAATTAACGGTATCGCGTGATAATGGAAGTGGCGAACCTTTCCGAACTACTGCTAGCGTACAGGTAGTAATTATGAATAGTGGATATTACCCCCCAACACCAAATGGTTACGGCATGGTGATTAAAAATGCTGCGGGGAATAATACATTTACGAGTGATTGCGAACCTTTGCTTTGGGATTGGCGCTCAGTAAACGTTGGGGCTAATCCGGACGATTTAGTCGATACAGGCATTGCGAGGCCCATGATACCCCTTGCTGTAAATGCATTCATGCGTGGTAACTCGCAAATGAGCGGGGGGTATTATAACTATTACAGCTGTGGTTATAGATTTAACGGCTCGGCGGTGCAATTTTGGCGCGCTGATTCAGGGCGTAAAATACAAACGAAATGGAATGTGTCAACGCGATGGTATTCATCACAAATGCCACTCATGGTTATAAACGCTGATCACTACTTCTAA
- a CDS encoding host specificity protein J has translation MENVMIKGRKGGASNTTTPTESPDSLQSTSYAKILLALGEGEWEGGLDGTNIFLDGTPIVAADGTQNFPGVRWEFRPGTPDQEYIQGMPDVENEITVGTELTGQTPWVRSLTNTQLSAFRLRFSWQQLQQQLDNGDVVGYRIEYAIDVATDGGAYQQMYPTAIDGKTTTKYERSHRIDLPVATTGWQVRVRRLTPNSTSNRIADKMVIESITELIDVKLRYPETALLFVQFDAKQFQNIPAVSCEPKMGIVRVPTTYDPITRSYTGTWDGSFKWAWTNNPAWVFYDLLVNDRYSIGERIKAENLVMTKFDLYAIAQYCDQLVPDGRGGDGQEPRFLCDAYIQSQEEAWTVLRDFANIFRGMTYWAKNSMNALADMPRDLDYTYTRANVKDGEFRDSSASEKTHYSMAMVSWADPANGYQDAVAPVFENSLIRRYNIKQAEITAIGCTRETEAIRRGRWLLLTNDKDRVINFTVGMDGNIPLPGYIIGVADETLAGRPLGGRISAVSGRNITLDRESSAAVGERLIVNLPSGKSQARTIQAVNGRIVTVTTAYSETPVAECVWAVDASDLAIQLFRVTGVTENEDGVSFDITAIEHDPNKYARIDTGARIEDRPITVIPPGVQSPPKNVTISSFSTINQNIAITTLRVTWDPAESAIAYEAEWRRDNGNWIPAARTSSQGFEVPGIYAGRYQARVRAVNAAEISSVWANAPETVLKGKEGKPPVPVGFRASPLLWGIQLDWGFPDGAEDTLKTEIQYADNAAGNNAMLLADIPYPLHTHTMTGLKAGQEFWFRARLQDRTGNTGDWTGWIKGQSNANADDYLESIGDGFLTDKDGDRLTGDIDTNIEAILQNALANNATVEHQWVQYGAVHADILIVKTTIAEVDRALAEMSTQVQAQIDDVTAVLEDKLTATVDADGATAIHTLKAGVRVNGVFYNAGMSIAVLAETGKPVITRIGFNANQFVLMSGSGDKQYSPFAVINGQVFISDAFIQNASITSAKIADAAITNAKISGFIQSDNFSATNGWRLDKSGAGAGQIQINGGDGGGRMEIRGDQINVYDAGGNLRVRMGKL, from the coding sequence ATGGAAAATGTAATGATTAAAGGTCGCAAGGGCGGCGCAAGTAACACCACGACCCCTACAGAATCGCCTGACTCCCTACAATCCACGTCCTACGCCAAAATCTTGCTGGCGCTGGGTGAGGGAGAATGGGAAGGCGGTCTGGACGGCACAAACATTTTTCTTGATGGAACGCCTATTGTCGCCGCTGACGGTACGCAGAACTTCCCCGGCGTGCGTTGGGAGTTTCGCCCAGGCACGCCCGATCAGGAATACATTCAGGGTATGCCAGATGTTGAGAATGAGATCACTGTAGGCACAGAGCTAACCGGCCAGACCCCGTGGGTTCGCTCGTTGACGAATACCCAGTTATCGGCGTTCCGTCTGCGCTTTTCCTGGCAGCAGCTGCAGCAGCAACTGGATAATGGTGATGTGGTCGGCTACAGGATTGAATACGCGATCGACGTGGCGACCGATGGCGGCGCTTATCAGCAAATGTACCCTACAGCCATCGACGGGAAGACAACAACGAAATATGAACGCAGCCATCGCATCGATCTGCCCGTCGCCACCACTGGTTGGCAGGTACGTGTACGGCGTCTGACGCCCAACAGCACCAGTAACCGCATTGCCGATAAAATGGTGATTGAGTCCATCACCGAACTGATTGATGTAAAGCTGAGGTATCCAGAAACTGCACTGTTGTTCGTGCAGTTCGACGCCAAGCAATTCCAGAATATCCCGGCAGTATCGTGCGAACCGAAAATGGGCATCGTGCGTGTTCCTACAACCTACGACCCGATCACTCGGTCATATACCGGTACATGGGACGGCTCGTTTAAATGGGCCTGGACAAATAACCCTGCCTGGGTGTTTTACGATCTGCTGGTCAATGACCGCTACAGCATCGGTGAACGTATCAAAGCCGAAAATCTGGTAATGACGAAATTCGACTTGTACGCCATTGCTCAGTATTGCGACCAACTGGTGCCGGACGGGCGGGGCGGTGACGGCCAGGAGCCTCGATTCCTTTGTGATGCTTATATCCAGTCACAGGAAGAAGCCTGGACGGTTCTGCGCGATTTCGCCAACATCTTTCGTGGCATGACCTACTGGGCTAAGAACAGTATGAACGCGCTGGCTGATATGCCGCGCGATCTGGATTACACCTACACCCGCGCCAACGTGAAAGATGGCGAGTTTCGCGACTCTAGCGCCAGCGAAAAGACGCATTACAGCATGGCGATGGTCAGTTGGGCCGACCCGGCGAACGGGTACCAGGACGCTGTGGCACCGGTGTTTGAAAATTCACTGATCCGCCGATACAACATTAAGCAGGCCGAAATTACGGCGATTGGCTGCACCCGTGAGACGGAGGCGATCCGCCGTGGGCGGTGGCTGCTGCTGACGAATGACAAAGACCGGGTGATCAATTTCACCGTGGGGATGGACGGCAATATTCCCTTACCTGGCTACATTATCGGTGTAGCGGATGAAACGCTGGCTGGCCGTCCGCTTGGTGGCCGCATCAGTGCCGTTTCTGGTCGCAACATCACTCTCGACCGAGAATCTTCGGCTGCCGTGGGCGAACGACTGATCGTTAACCTTCCATCGGGTAAGTCGCAGGCGAGAACCATACAGGCAGTAAATGGCCGTATTGTTACGGTAACTACCGCATACAGTGAAACACCCGTGGCGGAGTGTGTATGGGCGGTGGATGCATCCGACCTGGCTATTCAGTTATTCCGGGTAACCGGCGTAACCGAGAATGAAGACGGCGTGTCTTTTGACATAACGGCCATTGAGCATGACCCGAACAAATACGCTCGCATTGATACCGGTGCTCGCATCGAGGACCGCCCGATCACAGTCATTCCTCCGGGTGTGCAGTCGCCACCGAAGAACGTAACGATCAGCAGCTTTTCGACCATTAACCAAAACATAGCGATAACCACACTGCGTGTGACCTGGGATCCGGCAGAAAGCGCTATTGCCTACGAGGCTGAGTGGCGCCGGGATAATGGCAACTGGATACCGGCGGCACGAACATCAAGTCAGGGGTTCGAAGTACCAGGTATTTATGCTGGTCGCTATCAGGCCCGTGTGCGTGCTGTTAACGCTGCGGAAATTTCCAGTGTTTGGGCGAATGCGCCGGAAACTGTGCTGAAGGGTAAGGAGGGCAAACCTCCGGTGCCGGTTGGGTTCAGGGCTTCTCCGTTGCTCTGGGGTATACAGTTGGATTGGGGCTTCCCTGACGGCGCAGAGGACACGCTGAAGACCGAGATACAGTACGCGGACAATGCTGCCGGCAACAACGCGATGCTGCTGGCCGATATTCCGTATCCGCTCCATACCCACACCATGACCGGGTTGAAGGCGGGGCAAGAGTTTTGGTTCCGTGCACGTCTGCAGGACAGGACCGGGAATACCGGGGACTGGACCGGCTGGATTAAGGGGCAATCCAACGCTAACGCTGACGACTACCTTGAGAGCATTGGTGATGGATTCCTGACGGACAAAGATGGCGATCGGCTGACGGGTGACATCGATACAAACATTGAGGCCATACTGCAGAACGCCCTGGCCAATAACGCAACGGTAGAGCACCAGTGGGTGCAGTATGGGGCGGTGCACGCCGATATTCTCATTGTGAAGACCACGATTGCAGAAGTTGATCGGGCGCTGGCCGAGATGTCTACCCAGGTGCAGGCGCAAATCGATGATGTTACCGCAGTACTGGAGGATAAGCTGACGGCCACGGTTGACGCTGACGGCGCAACAGCCATCCACACACTTAAAGCCGGAGTCCGGGTGAACGGTGTGTTCTACAACGCGGGCATGTCGATCGCTGTCCTGGCGGAAACCGGCAAACCGGTAATTACCCGCATTGGCTTCAACGCCAATCAGTTTGTGTTAATGAGCGGCAGTGGTGACAAGCAGTATTCGCCGTTTGCTGTCATCAATGGCCAGGTGTTTATCAGCGATGCATTCATTCAGAACGCCTCTATCACGTCGGCAAAAATTGCGGATGCGGCCATAACCAACGCCAAAATCAGCGGATTTATTCAGTCTGACAATTTCAGCGCTACCAATGGATGGCGCCTTGATAAAAGTGGCGCCGGTGCCGGCCAGATACAAATCAACGGCGGCGACGGCGGTGGACGCATGGAGATACGCGGCGATCAGATTAACGTTTATGACGCTGGTGGAAATCTGAGGGTGCGAATGGGGAAACTTTAA
- a CDS encoding tail assembly protein, which translates to MTSNNEYRTVRLYGVLGVTFGRVHRLVIDTPREAIKALSITIPGFERFLQTAKGRGLTFAVFNGKKNIGFDEIKFTGRGDIRIAPVIIGSKKAGVFQTILGAVLVAAGAVMTIMSGGTATPFAAGLMMSGASMMIGGVIQMLSPMQGGLASRQDPDNKPSYAFGGPVNTIAQGNPVPIGYGKRRVGGAIISAGIYAEDQQ; encoded by the coding sequence ATGACATCAAATAATGAATATAGAACAGTACGACTCTATGGAGTATTGGGTGTTACTTTTGGCCGCGTCCACCGTCTTGTTATCGATACACCCAGGGAGGCGATTAAGGCATTATCAATAACCATTCCAGGATTTGAGCGTTTTTTGCAAACGGCAAAAGGGAGGGGGCTAACGTTCGCAGTATTTAACGGTAAAAAGAATATCGGGTTTGATGAAATTAAGTTTACTGGCCGTGGAGATATTAGAATTGCACCGGTGATTATTGGCAGTAAGAAGGCCGGGGTATTTCAGACAATATTAGGTGCGGTACTAGTGGCTGCCGGCGCTGTAATGACAATTATGTCTGGTGGTACAGCGACTCCATTCGCTGCGGGGCTTATGATGTCAGGTGCCTCGATGATGATCGGTGGCGTAATCCAAATGTTATCCCCTATGCAGGGGGGGCTGGCATCGAGACAAGACCCGGACAACAAACCCAGCTATGCATTCGGCGGCCCGGTTAATACCATTGCGCAGGGCAACCCGGTTCCAATTGGTTACGGAAAACGCCGGGTTGGTGGCGCAATTATTTCAGCTGGCATCTATGCCGAGGATCAGCAGTAG
- a CDS encoding C40 family peptidase — MRKHIISAIMAHAEAEYPNECCGLVVHNGRKQRYVPCRNLAPEPTKQFSMAPEDYAEAEDSGDIVAIVHSHPDATTQPSQLDLAQCDLSQLPWIIASWPEGDIREVMPTEGIKPLLGRPFVHGFWDCYAIIRDWYQLEREITLPNYPREDGWWDRGENLYMKLYAEAGFEAASGEMQIGDVIIMQVRADDPNHAGIYLGDGVMVHHMYGHMSQRVPYGGYWLARTIVTLRYSG, encoded by the coding sequence ATGCGAAAGCACATTATCAGCGCCATTATGGCGCATGCTGAAGCTGAATATCCAAACGAGTGCTGCGGGCTGGTGGTACATAACGGACGCAAGCAACGTTATGTTCCTTGCCGAAATCTGGCACCTGAGCCTACGAAACAATTTAGCATGGCACCGGAGGACTACGCCGAGGCGGAAGATAGCGGCGATATTGTCGCTATTGTCCATAGCCACCCGGATGCAACGACGCAGCCCAGTCAGCTTGATCTTGCTCAGTGTGACTTGTCACAGTTGCCGTGGATTATCGCCAGTTGGCCGGAAGGGGATATCCGGGAGGTAATGCCCACTGAGGGTATCAAGCCGTTGCTTGGCCGCCCGTTTGTGCACGGGTTCTGGGACTGCTATGCCATCATCAGGGATTGGTATCAGCTCGAGCGAGAAATCACTTTGCCGAACTACCCGCGTGAGGATGGCTGGTGGGATCGTGGTGAAAACCTCTACATGAAACTCTACGCCGAGGCGGGTTTTGAAGCAGCATCCGGTGAGATGCAGATCGGCGACGTAATCATTATGCAAGTGCGAGCTGATGATCCAAACCATGCGGGGATTTACCTGGGTGATGGCGTCATGGTCCATCACATGTATGGCCATATGAGCCAGCGCGTGCCCTATGGCGGCTACTGGTTGGCACGGACGATCGTCACACTTAGGTATAGTGGGTAA